From one Dermacentor silvarum isolate Dsil-2018 chromosome 3, BIME_Dsil_1.4, whole genome shotgun sequence genomic stretch:
- the LOC119445493 gene encoding uncharacterized protein LOC119445493 has translation MSHILVKWVEDEKWDVYPVSALADADVAFRLISQQGCIKQLRGTVHRVSWKEGAPPALAELLAFGNPQQLEKKRARLVSEAAAQSDLPTENINSCSTCAAQVKQLVEENEALRAEVERMKRTAEERDHVAEAAKLVKRLRKALGNVETKTQQAAEPVVACPKRMSCEEGHCWVAGVIYTLTSH, from the exons ATGTCGCACATTCTTGTGAAATGGGTGGAGGACGAAAAGTGGGACGTATATCCCGTCAGTGCCCTGGCCGACGCGGATGTGGCCTTCCGCTTAATATCCCAGCAGGGATGCATCAAACAACTGCGCGGAACGGTTCACCGCGTGAGCTGGAAGGAAGGAGCGCCACCAGCCTTGGCAGAACTTCTTGCCTTCG GAAATCCACAGCAACTCGAAAAAAAGAGAGCCCGTCTCGTGTCGGAGGCTGCTGCGCAATCTGATCTGCCAACAGAAAAC ATCAACTCATGCAGCACCTGTGCTGCTCAGGTAAAGCAGCTTGTCGAAGAGAATGAGGCTCTCAGAGCTGAAGTAGAGAGGATGAAGCGGACGGCAGAGGAGCGCGATCACGTTGCTG AGGCAGCCAAATTAGTGAAAAGGCTGCGAAAGGCCCTGGGTAACGTCGAAACCAAAACACAACAAGCAGCTGAACCTGTTGTTGCTTGCCCAAAG AGGATGAGCTGCGAGGAAGGACACTGCTGGGTGGCAGGAGTAATTTACACATTGACCAGCCACTGA